From Zhongshania aliphaticivorans, one genomic window encodes:
- a CDS encoding DUF368 domain-containing protein, with amino-acid sequence MGRFPGVFLRGILMGAADVVPGVSGGTIAYITGIYEELIESIKSFNLDAAKVLYRGGIKAFWTHINGNFLLSLGLGIVFSVLSLAKGISHVLEFYPSQISALFFGLVLASSSFVYRQMPKNSGRLLWLVFGIIFAASIGEIRPAQFDVTPLALFLSGAIAICAMILPGISGSFILLLLGMYQPVITAIKSLDIMTILIFSAGCGTGLLLFVRLLSWLLHEHRNRILSWLTGVLIGSLTLLWPWKQTGNTDGSSIATIQNVFPWNSVEYPVSQIALCIALMTAGLGIVFGMEYVSSRRQPN; translated from the coding sequence ATGGGTCGCTTCCCTGGGGTATTTTTACGTGGAATTTTGATGGGGGCTGCTGACGTTGTTCCCGGTGTTTCTGGCGGTACTATCGCTTATATTACGGGTATTTACGAGGAGCTGATTGAAAGTATCAAGTCGTTTAACCTAGACGCCGCGAAGGTGTTGTATAGGGGTGGCATAAAAGCCTTTTGGACGCATATCAATGGCAATTTTCTGCTTAGCCTTGGCTTAGGCATCGTGTTTAGTGTCTTGTCGTTAGCGAAGGGGATATCTCATGTTTTGGAGTTTTACCCCTCTCAAATATCGGCCCTATTCTTCGGTCTTGTACTAGCGTCAAGTTCGTTTGTATATCGTCAGATGCCTAAGAATAGTGGCCGATTATTATGGCTGGTATTTGGTATTATATTTGCAGCTAGTATTGGGGAAATTCGACCAGCGCAATTCGACGTCACCCCATTGGCCTTGTTCTTGTCTGGGGCGATAGCAATATGCGCAATGATTCTCCCAGGAATCTCTGGTAGCTTTATTCTCTTACTATTGGGAATGTACCAACCTGTGATTACAGCTATTAAATCACTGGATATCATGACAATACTGATATTTTCTGCCGGATGTGGGACTGGGCTTCTCTTATTTGTACGGCTTTTATCGTGGCTACTACACGAACATCGGAATCGAATTTTATCGTGGCTGACAGGTGTTCTAATTGGATCTTTAACGTTGCTTTGGCCCTGGAAGCAGACTGGCAATACAGATGGTAGTAGCATCGCAACGATTCAAAATGTGTTTCCATGGAATAGCGTCGAGTATCCTGTATCACAAATTGCCCTATGTATAGCGCTCATGACTGCGGGTCTTGGGATTGTATTCGGTATGGAATATGTTTCATCGCGA